A genomic window from Thiomonas arsenitoxydans includes:
- a CDS encoding 2-hydroxychromene-2-carboxylate isomerase — translation MPVSPITFFFDFSSPYAYLASTQIEAIAARHLRDIEWVPMLLGPVFQTTGSKPLIDQPLKGDYARIDIPRSARFLGVPFVQPEPFPIATYQAARVLIGLQRDLPTQAAPWLHRCFSAYFAQNRNIAELPVLEALAAEQGLASDTVARYTADPAIKAQLKANCDRALQQGMCGAPFMVVDDQPFWGADRLPQLEHWLQTGGF, via the coding sequence GATTTTTCGTCGCCCTATGCCTACCTGGCGAGCACGCAGATCGAGGCCATTGCCGCGCGCCACCTGCGCGACATCGAGTGGGTGCCGATGCTGCTCGGGCCGGTGTTCCAGACGACAGGATCGAAACCGCTGATCGATCAGCCGCTCAAAGGCGACTATGCCCGCATCGACATTCCGCGCTCGGCGCGCTTTCTGGGCGTGCCTTTTGTGCAGCCGGAGCCGTTTCCCATTGCCACTTATCAGGCCGCGCGGGTGCTCATCGGCCTGCAACGCGACTTGCCCACGCAGGCTGCACCGTGGCTGCATCGCTGTTTTTCGGCCTATTTCGCGCAGAACCGCAACATCGCCGAATTGCCCGTACTTGAAGCCCTTGCCGCCGAGCAGGGGCTGGCGAGCGATACGGTGGCGCGCTATACCGCCGATCCCGCCATCAAGGCCCAGCTCAAGGCCAACTGCGACCGCGCGCTGCAGCAAGGCATGTGCGGCGCGCCCTTTATGGTGGTGGACGATCAACCCTTCTGGGGCGCAGACCGGCTGCCGCAGCTCGAGCATTGGCTGCAGACCGGCGGGTTTTGA
- a CDS encoding AMP-binding protein: MTEPTPLVQAYACGATDQPLLTQTIGDFFDAMAERQGLQEALVSRHQNIRLSYAELKREVDRLGSALLRSGLRKGDRVGIWAHNSVEWVLMQLATAKVGLILVNINPAYRTSEVEYALNKVACKALVTMTSFKTSDYLAMLRELAPELNTCAPGELRAARLPDLKLVVHLGEADEPGMLRFSDWIARGSADDPAVAEAAATLHAHEPINIQFTSGTTGFPKGATLTHSNILNNGFFIGEAMKLTAEDRLCIPVPLYHCFGMVLGNLACLTHGATIVYPNDGFDPLLTLECVQDEACTGLHGVPTMFIAMLDHPRFAEFDLSTLRTGIMAGSPCPIEVMKRVVRDMHLSEITIAYGMTETAPVSCQSSTDTPLDKRVSTVGQVQPHLQVKIVDPQSGETVAPGETGELCTKGYSVMHGYWGDAEKTHEAIDAEGWMHTGDLAVMDAEGYVNIVGRIKDMVIRGGENIYPREVEEFLYRHPQVQDVQVVGVPDPKYGEELCAWIIPKAGMSPTDEDIRAFCRGNIAHYKIPRYLRFVSAFPMTITGKVQKFKIRETMQQELGLHPDRTA, translated from the coding sequence ATGACCGAACCAACCCCGCTGGTCCAGGCTTATGCCTGCGGCGCCACCGACCAGCCGCTGCTGACGCAGACCATAGGCGATTTTTTCGACGCCATGGCCGAGCGCCAAGGCCTGCAAGAGGCGCTGGTTTCGCGCCACCAGAACATTCGCCTGAGCTATGCCGAGCTCAAGCGCGAGGTGGATCGTCTGGGCAGCGCCTTGTTGCGCAGCGGTTTGCGCAAGGGCGACCGCGTGGGCATCTGGGCGCACAACAGCGTGGAATGGGTGCTGATGCAACTGGCGACGGCCAAGGTCGGCCTGATTCTGGTGAACATCAACCCGGCCTATCGCACCTCCGAGGTGGAGTACGCGCTCAACAAGGTGGCGTGCAAGGCGCTGGTCACCATGACCTCGTTCAAGACCAGCGACTACCTCGCCATGCTGCGTGAACTCGCGCCGGAGCTGAATACCTGCGCGCCGGGCGAACTGCGCGCCGCGCGTCTGCCCGATCTCAAACTGGTGGTGCATCTGGGCGAGGCCGATGAACCCGGCATGCTGCGCTTTTCCGACTGGATCGCCCGCGGCAGCGCCGACGACCCGGCGGTCGCCGAGGCCGCGGCAACGCTGCACGCGCACGAACCCATCAACATCCAGTTCACCAGCGGCACCACCGGTTTTCCCAAGGGCGCCACGCTCACGCACAGCAACATCCTGAACAACGGTTTCTTTATTGGTGAGGCGATGAAGCTCACCGCCGAAGACCGGCTGTGCATTCCGGTGCCGCTGTACCACTGCTTCGGCATGGTGCTGGGCAACCTGGCGTGTCTGACGCACGGCGCCACCATCGTCTATCCCAACGACGGCTTCGACCCATTGCTGACTTTGGAGTGCGTGCAGGACGAAGCCTGCACCGGGCTGCACGGTGTGCCGACCATGTTCATCGCCATGCTCGATCATCCGCGCTTTGCCGAGTTCGATCTGAGCACCTTGCGTACCGGCATCATGGCCGGCAGCCCTTGCCCCATCGAGGTGATGAAGCGAGTGGTGCGCGACATGCATCTGTCTGAGATCACCATCGCCTACGGCATGACCGAGACCGCGCCGGTGAGCTGCCAAAGCTCCACCGACACGCCGCTGGACAAGCGGGTGAGTACGGTGGGGCAGGTGCAGCCGCATTTGCAGGTGAAGATCGTCGATCCGCAAAGCGGCGAAACTGTCGCGCCCGGCGAAACCGGCGAGCTTTGCACCAAGGGCTATTCGGTGATGCACGGCTACTGGGGCGACGCCGAGAAGACGCATGAGGCCATCGACGCCGAAGGTTGGATGCATACCGGCGACCTGGCGGTGATGGATGCGGAAGGTTATGTGAACATCGTCGGCCGCATCAAAGACATGGTGATTCGCGGCGGCGAGAACATCTACCCGCGCGAGGTCGAGGAATTTCTCTACCGCCATCCGCAGGTGCAGGACGTGCAGGTGGTCGGCGTGCCCGACCCGAAGTACGGCGAAGAACTGTGCGCCTGGATCATCCCCAAGGCCGGCATGTCTCCAACGGACGAGGACATTCGCGCGTTTTGCAGAGGGAACATCGCGCACTACAAAATTCCGCGCTACCTGCGCTTCGTGTCCGCGTTTCCCATGACCATTACCGGCAAGGTGCAGAAGTTCAAAATCCGCGAAACCATGCAGCAAGAACTCGGACTCCACCCCGATCGCACCGCCTGA